A window from bacterium encodes these proteins:
- a CDS encoding energy-coupling factor ABC transporter permease: MHMADALLSPTVGISFWMGTIAVISYCANKLKNEFNDKIIPLMGVMGAFIFAGQMINFTIPATGSSGHIGGGFLLAIILGPWAAFITIASVLFIQALFFADGGLLALGCNIWNMGIYPCFVAYPVIYKLLAGDSSNNKKIMISSILGVILGLELGAFSVVLETVFSGITELPFLTFTGMMLPIHLLIAVVEGIVTGTIVIYVKNIQPDLFYADNKSDRTFLNIKTVLVSISVLALITGGILSWFASTHPDGLEWSMGKTSGREELPPKETVFHDNLSKLQEKTAFLPDYGFKKPETAEPEKAEPEKEAWPAVSGGTSVSGIIGGIFTLGITVLIGFVIKFFRKKETKV; the protein is encoded by the coding sequence ATGCACATGGCAGACGCTTTATTATCACCAACAGTCGGCATAAGTTTCTGGATGGGAACAATCGCGGTTATTAGTTACTGCGCCAACAAATTAAAAAATGAATTTAATGATAAAATAATCCCATTAATGGGAGTGATGGGAGCTTTCATATTCGCCGGACAAATGATCAATTTTACTATCCCCGCGACAGGTTCAAGCGGACATATCGGAGGCGGATTTTTACTTGCAATCATTCTTGGGCCATGGGCGGCATTTATAACCATTGCCTCAGTACTATTCATCCAGGCATTATTTTTTGCCGACGGGGGACTGCTCGCATTGGGGTGTAATATCTGGAATATGGGTATTTACCCCTGTTTTGTCGCATACCCTGTGATTTATAAACTGTTAGCTGGCGATAGCAGCAATAATAAGAAGATAATGATTAGTTCAATTTTAGGGGTCATCCTCGGGCTGGAACTGGGAGCGTTCAGTGTTGTTCTTGAAACCGTTTTTTCAGGCATAACCGAATTGCCATTTTTGACTTTTACCGGCATGATGCTTCCCATTCATTTGCTCATCGCGGTTGTAGAGGGAATTGTAACCGGCACTATAGTTATTTATGTAAAAAATATTCAGCCCGATTTATTTTACGCTGATAATAAATCAGATAGAACATTTTTAAATATTAAAACTGTTCTTGTAAGTATAAGTGTTCTGGCGCTAATTACAGGCGGTATTTTATCATGGTTTGCGTCTACGCATCCGGACGGACTGGAATGGTCTATGGGAAAGACATCCGGCCGGGAGGAACTGCCCCCAAAAGAAACAGTATTCCATGACAACCTGTCTAAACTCCAGGAGAAAACTGCCTTTCTTCCCGATTATGGTTTTAAAAAACCGGAAACTGCGGAACCTGAAAAAGCCGAACCGGAAAAAGAAGCCTGGCCGGCTGTTTCAGG